From uncultured Bacteroides sp., a single genomic window includes:
- a CDS encoding RagB/SusD family nutrient uptake outer membrane protein, whose product MKFKTISILLLSSLSLASCSDWLDVKSEGTATEASFWKSDKDFSDALVAVYSNLELEETWGRNLFWEQGASDDVFFSRARGNAQMNLANLNMDGSTESSIKDFYNYMYQMMARSNNIIYNGLKLQSPSTAISRHIGEAYFLRAFSHFMIAYRYGRADNGVPFVRYEDYNPYDDSTIPPQRATVMENYDLIIQDLDKAIERLPWFNEYTADDYGRATKDAAIALKVKTYAYWAQHDKTKWAQIPALVDKLETEGGRGLLDNFSDVFTVANEWSKESIWAINSTGATIAGSIFPGICLDNKGWGRYNGWGNFKPTLELWAEYNQNDLRRPVTMMQYGDEFTFFGEKRKFYSSTDLECGFMFNKYMDPYKYGSVNEKGAGVSSYVSSNGDRPTTDLNVPVMRFAEMLLFKAEALIEQGHSPEAAPVLNRIAKRAGMGEPYTNPTIYNLMHERRCELAGEYTDRVMDLKRWTAEGYTDAKTRLESAKHGLKYLNRSDPASALDTTNGAEMTINGKTYKGVIQIMAAKTYDATKGCVLPYAVNEVIKAKGALKQNNGYPSK is encoded by the coding sequence ATGAAATTTAAAACTATATCAATATTACTACTGTCATCACTCTCTTTAGCATCGTGTAGTGATTGGCTGGATGTAAAATCAGAAGGAACTGCCACTGAAGCAAGTTTCTGGAAATCAGATAAGGACTTTAGTGATGCCTTGGTTGCTGTCTATTCAAATTTGGAGTTGGAAGAAACCTGGGGACGAAACCTGTTCTGGGAACAAGGTGCATCAGATGATGTGTTCTTTTCACGTGCAAGAGGTAACGCTCAAATGAACCTGGCTAACCTGAATATGGATGGTTCTACGGAAAGTAGCATTAAGGATTTTTATAATTATATGTATCAAATGATGGCTCGTTCGAACAACATCATTTATAATGGATTAAAATTACAAAGTCCTTCTACTGCCATTAGCCGTCATATTGGTGAAGCTTATTTCTTGCGTGCTTTCTCTCATTTCATGATAGCCTATCGTTATGGAAGGGCTGACAATGGTGTTCCCTTTGTAAGATATGAGGATTATAATCCTTATGATGACAGTACCATTCCTCCACAAAGAGCTACTGTGATGGAAAATTACGATCTGATTATTCAGGATCTGGATAAAGCGATAGAAAGATTGCCTTGGTTTAATGAATATACAGCGGACGATTATGGACGTGCCACGAAAGATGCTGCAATTGCCTTGAAGGTAAAAACCTATGCTTACTGGGCACAACATGACAAAACAAAGTGGGCACAAATTCCTGCCTTGGTTGATAAACTGGAAACAGAAGGCGGACGTGGTTTGCTTGATAACTTCTCAGATGTATTTACTGTTGCAAACGAATGGAGTAAAGAGTCTATCTGGGCTATTAACTCAACAGGTGCAACAATAGCAGGAAGTATTTTCCCGGGTATCTGTCTTGACAATAAAGGATGGGGACGCTATAACGGTTGGGGTAACTTTAAACCAACATTGGAGTTATGGGCTGAATATAACCAGAATGATTTACGCCGTCCGGTTACAATGATGCAGTATGGAGATGAATTTACGTTCTTTGGTGAAAAACGCAAATTCTATTCTTCAACCGACCTTGAATGCGGATTTATGTTTAATAAATACATGGATCCTTATAAATATGGTTCAGTTAATGAAAAAGGTGCGGGCGTTTCTTCTTATGTATCTAGTAATGGTGACCGCCCAACAACCGATCTGAATGTACCGGTTATGCGTTTTGCAGAGATGCTATTGTTTAAGGCCGAAGCTTTGATAGAACAAGGTCATAGTCCCGAAGCAGCTCCTGTGCTAAACAGAATAGCTAAACGTGCAGGTATGGGTGAACCTTATACAAATCCTACAATTTATAATTTGATGCACGAACGTCGTTGTGAGTTGGCTGGTGAATATACTGATCGTGTAATGGATCTTAAACGTTGGACAGCTGAAGGTTATACTGATGCAAAAACTCGTTTGGAGTCTGCAAAACATGGCTTGAAGTATCTAAATCGTTCAGACCCTGCATCTGCTCTGGATACTACTAATGGTGCTGAAATGACTATTAATGGAAAGACCTACAAAGGGGTTATTCAGATTATGGCAGCCAAAACTTATGATGCAACAAAAGGTTGTGTGTTGCCCTATGCGGTTAATGAAGTGATAAAAGCGAAGGGTGCTTTGAAACAAAATAATGGATATCCTTCAAAATAA
- a CDS encoding GH92 family glycosyl hydrolase, giving the protein MKSVFKLLALLFLFSGCNQQKIELARYVDPFIGTGGHGHTYPGATQPLGAVQLSPDTRFGNWDACAGYYYNDSTINGFSHTHLSGTGCIDLGDVLFRPLAKSTESVSLNDILQPSPFSHKDEKAYPGYYSVILKDGNIKTELTSTIYTGVHRYTFSKGTPKSIAIDLAHSLDNEFIYESEIAKTGINEISGMRRTRGWVDNQYVYFVAQFSQPIQSLSFFNEGKKVLDNTTLKGKNIQAVAGFNSNDKKPIVVKVGLSIVSRENARENLQHDVSGFDFEAVRNTSFNEWDKALAAFQVTGGRQDDIKNFYTALYHTLVVPNIVSDVNGDYRRQDLSVGHLPKDKKQYSTFSIWDTFRAWNPLMTLTDTTLVKNTINSFLNIYDESGELPIWPLSAGETGTMIGYHSVAVISDAYLKGIRSFDAEKALKAMVASSEKNKKGADYYIKCGFIPSNIKKESISCLLEFAYDDWAIAQMAKAMGKDEIYNTYIKRSRNYLNVFDGYTGFFRGKRLDGNWDTPFNPYEISRNYTEANAWQYRFFVPHDINGLVSLMGGKDNFINALDSLFTTNSPLVGDLVDVSGLVGQYAHGNEPSHHMAYLYNYVGRPWKTQQMVRRLLREMYHPAPDGISGNEDCGQMSAWYVLSSLGLYPVCPGSNEFNLTSPLFGKAVITLANGKKLAIVSNNPEENTYIEKVELNGTVIDKNYITYNQLMEGGTLKFTLCPEPNYKRGYSENASPYSYTKKPFASIPYIEKDLDFFPGQVEITMGSATPDCDIKYTLNGEEPTEQSPNYDDPFIIDKSTEIRAKAYKNGLEPSPTMIISATKAVLDEALNVVPSEHGTSYQYYEGQFNKVSDISLSKVKESGTLAEPSISWAKQPDHFAFVFQGLIYALEDGVFEFQTKSDDGSMLYINGKEVVNNDGSHAAISASGKIGLKKGYHFYKLLYFEDYEGESLEWAWKTPQSKGFTPIPATNLFIK; this is encoded by the coding sequence ATGAAGTCCGTATTTAAATTATTAGCATTGTTGTTCTTATTTTCCGGATGTAATCAACAGAAAATAGAATTGGCGAGATATGTTGACCCTTTTATTGGCACTGGAGGACATGGACATACTTATCCCGGAGCTACTCAGCCGTTGGGCGCAGTTCAGCTAAGTCCGGATACTCGTTTTGGTAACTGGGATGCTTGTGCGGGTTACTATTATAATGATTCTACCATTAACGGATTTTCGCATACTCATTTAAGTGGAACCGGATGCATTGATTTGGGTGATGTTTTATTTCGTCCTTTGGCCAAAAGCACAGAGTCTGTTTCTTTAAATGATATTTTGCAACCTTCGCCCTTTTCTCATAAAGATGAAAAGGCATATCCCGGATATTATTCAGTTATCCTGAAAGACGGGAATATAAAGACGGAACTCACGTCGACTATTTATACAGGTGTTCATCGTTATACCTTCTCTAAGGGAACACCAAAATCTATTGCCATTGATTTAGCTCATTCATTGGACAATGAATTTATTTACGAGAGCGAGATCGCAAAAACAGGAATTAATGAAATTTCGGGTATGCGCCGTACCCGCGGATGGGTAGATAATCAATATGTATATTTTGTGGCACAATTTTCTCAACCTATTCAGTCGCTCTCTTTTTTTAATGAGGGAAAAAAAGTTCTAGATAATACAACCCTAAAGGGGAAAAATATTCAGGCAGTTGCCGGGTTTAATTCAAATGACAAGAAGCCAATTGTGGTTAAAGTCGGTTTATCTATTGTAAGCAGAGAAAATGCAAGGGAAAATCTGCAACACGATGTTTCAGGGTTTGATTTTGAGGCTGTACGTAACACTTCTTTTAATGAATGGGATAAAGCACTGGCTGCTTTTCAGGTTACTGGCGGACGACAAGATGATATAAAGAATTTCTATACTGCTTTGTACCATACGTTGGTGGTACCCAATATTGTTAGTGATGTGAATGGCGATTATCGCCGTCAGGATTTGTCAGTTGGTCATTTGCCAAAAGATAAAAAACAATATTCCACTTTCTCAATCTGGGATACGTTCCGTGCATGGAATCCATTAATGACACTTACCGATACAACATTGGTGAAGAATACGATAAATTCTTTTCTCAACATTTATGATGAATCGGGAGAATTGCCCATTTGGCCTTTATCGGCAGGAGAAACGGGTACTATGATTGGTTACCATTCGGTAGCAGTTATTTCGGATGCTTATTTAAAAGGCATACGCAGTTTTGATGCAGAAAAGGCATTGAAGGCGATGGTGGCATCCTCTGAAAAAAATAAAAAAGGAGCGGATTATTACATTAAATGCGGATTCATTCCCTCTAATATAAAAAAGGAATCTATCTCTTGTCTTCTGGAATTTGCTTATGACGACTGGGCTATAGCACAAATGGCTAAAGCAATGGGTAAAGATGAAATATACAATACGTATATAAAACGTTCCCGGAATTACTTGAATGTATTCGATGGATACACAGGCTTTTTCCGTGGCAAAAGATTAGACGGTAATTGGGATACTCCTTTTAATCCTTACGAAATTAGTCGCAATTACACTGAAGCCAATGCCTGGCAGTATCGTTTCTTTGTTCCTCATGACATTAACGGATTGGTTAGCCTTATGGGCGGGAAAGACAACTTTATCAATGCCCTTGATTCATTGTTCACAACTAATTCTCCGCTGGTGGGAGATTTGGTTGATGTGTCCGGACTGGTTGGTCAATATGCTCATGGCAATGAGCCTAGTCATCACATGGCCTATTTGTATAATTATGTTGGTCGGCCCTGGAAAACCCAGCAGATGGTTCGCAGATTGCTAAGGGAAATGTATCATCCTGCTCCCGATGGTATAAGTGGCAATGAAGATTGCGGTCAGATGTCGGCCTGGTATGTGCTTAGCAGTTTAGGACTTTATCCTGTGTGTCCCGGTTCAAATGAATTTAATCTTACCTCTCCTCTGTTCGGAAAAGCTGTAATCACTTTAGCAAACGGGAAGAAGCTAGCTATTGTCTCAAATAATCCGGAGGAAAATACTTATATTGAAAAGGTTGAATTAAACGGAACCGTTATTGATAAAAACTATATAACCTATAATCAACTGATGGAAGGAGGTACTTTAAAATTTACTTTGTGCCCCGAACCCAATTATAAGCGAGGTTACTCAGAGAATGCTTCCCCATATTCTTATACAAAGAAACCATTTGCGTCAATTCCTTATATTGAAAAAGACCTGGATTTTTTTCCAGGTCAGGTAGAGATCACTATGGGATCTGCTACTCCCGATTGTGATATAAAATATACGCTTAATGGAGAAGAACCAACTGAACAATCACCCAATTATGATGATCCTTTTATAATTGATAAATCAACAGAGATAAGAGCCAAAGCTTATAAAAACGGTTTGGAACCTAGCCCCACTATGATAATTAGTGCAACGAAGGCTGTTCTTGATGAGGCTTTGAATGTAGTGCCATCTGAGCATGGAACTTCCTATCAATATTACGAAGGACAGTTCAATAAAGTATCTGATATCTCTTTGTCGAAAGTTAAAGAAAGTGGTACTTTAGCAGAACCATCTATTTCCTGGGCTAAACAACCGGATCATTTTGCTTTTGTATTTCAGGGATTGATTTATGCTCTGGAAGATGGTGTGTTTGAGTTCCAGACAAAATCAGATGATGGCAGTATGCTTTATATCAATGGAAAAGAAGTGGTAAACAATGATGGTTCACATGCAGCTATTTCAGCCAGTGGAAAGATTGGCTTGAAGAAAGGATACCATTTTTATAAATTACTCTATTTTGAAGATTACGAAGGTGAGAGTTTAGAATGGGCCTGGAAAACGCCCCAATCAAAAGGATTTACCCCGATTCCTGCGACAAACCTGTTTATTAAATGA
- a CDS encoding endonuclease/exonuclease/phosphatase family protein, translating to MKKFVFILLLPFLVSWTTPKQDAEVNGINVMTFNIRYDNPEDSLNNWSYRKENAANAIRFYDVDILGTQEVLHNQLTDLKSLLPGYEALGVGRKDGKEKGEYSALWFKKNRFSLVKSGYFWLSQTPEIAGSLGWDGACERIATWAILKDKRTNKRVFVLNTHFDHIGTVARRESVKLILNRIYKISQGLPVIVTGDFNSEPSSSVVKSLTDSGNSRHLTDSRAVSPLIYGPAWSFHDFGKIPLKERSLIDYIFVRNEVKVLKYGVLAETNNSTFLSDHAPVLIRIAIK from the coding sequence ATGAAAAAGTTTGTTTTTATACTGTTGCTGCCTTTTCTTGTTTCCTGGACTACTCCGAAACAAGATGCGGAAGTAAACGGGATTAATGTGATGACATTCAATATCAGGTATGATAACCCTGAAGACAGCCTGAATAATTGGAGCTACAGAAAAGAGAATGCAGCTAATGCTATCCGTTTTTATGATGTGGATATTTTAGGAACTCAGGAAGTCCTTCACAATCAGCTTACCGATCTGAAGAGTCTTCTGCCGGGTTATGAGGCTTTGGGCGTAGGTCGCAAAGATGGTAAGGAAAAAGGAGAATATAGCGCTCTTTGGTTTAAGAAGAATCGCTTCAGTTTGGTTAAATCAGGCTATTTCTGGTTGAGCCAGACTCCTGAAATCGCAGGTTCGTTAGGGTGGGATGGTGCTTGTGAACGCATTGCAACCTGGGCTATTCTGAAAGACAAGAGAACCAATAAACGTGTATTTGTACTCAATACCCATTTTGACCATATTGGAACAGTAGCCCGCAGAGAAAGCGTAAAGCTTATTCTGAACCGTATTTATAAGATTAGCCAGGGTCTTCCTGTTATTGTAACTGGTGATTTTAATTCCGAACCATCATCAAGTGTTGTTAAATCTCTGACTGATTCTGGCAATTCCAGGCATTTAACAGATTCACGCGCTGTATCTCCTCTTATTTACGGTCCGGCATGGAGTTTTCACGATTTTGGAAAGATCCCTTTGAAAGAACGCTCGTTGATTGATTATATTTTCGTGCGTAACGAAGTAAAAGTTTTAAAATATGGAGTATTGGCTGAAACGAACAATTCTACATTTCTGTCAGATCATGCTCCGGTATTGATTCGTATAGCCATTAAATAA
- a CDS encoding alkaline phosphatase — protein MKKIFVNVAFLVLALAMLPLASQAQSRKDKEQTVTIDQTYDVVKLQAPKGKKIKNVIFMVGDGMSLMHMYSAWTVNKGKLNLDNAQAVGLSKTYCANKLITDSGAGGTAFATGHKTNYHMVGTDVNGKPLPSLTDFANAKKLSTGVVVTCRLNDATPADFCCNNVDRDKSYEVAADYTTCDVDYIFGGGSKYFENRPDGRDLFKEMEKKGYQTPRKWDDLAAIKSGKVLAVFDTLDLQVPKVRGNILEKSSMKAIDLLSQNKKGFFLMIEGSQMDDYGHSNDLDMLMQEVIDFDKTVGKVFEWAAKNGETLVVVTADHETGGLTLVDGDLKKGEIVGKFSTDEHSGVMVPVYAFGPGAENFTGIYENTALFDKIKKLLKM, from the coding sequence ATGAAAAAGATATTTGTAAATGTAGCATTTTTAGTTCTGGCTTTGGCTATGCTACCTTTAGCATCACAGGCTCAAAGCCGCAAAGATAAAGAACAGACTGTTACTATTGATCAGACTTATGACGTAGTTAAACTGCAAGCTCCGAAAGGTAAGAAGATTAAAAATGTAATCTTTATGGTTGGTGATGGAATGAGTCTGATGCATATGTATTCCGCATGGACTGTCAATAAGGGAAAGCTTAACCTGGATAATGCACAGGCGGTAGGTCTTTCAAAGACATATTGTGCCAATAAACTGATTACTGATTCCGGCGCCGGAGGTACAGCTTTTGCAACCGGACATAAAACAAACTATCACATGGTGGGAACAGATGTGAATGGGAAGCCTCTTCCTTCACTGACGGACTTTGCCAATGCGAAGAAACTCTCTACCGGTGTAGTAGTTACTTGTCGCCTGAATGATGCTACTCCGGCTGATTTTTGTTGTAACAACGTTGATCGTGATAAAAGTTACGAGGTTGCAGCAGATTATACCACTTGTGATGTGGATTACATCTTTGGAGGTGGTTCCAAGTATTTCGAGAACAGACCCGATGGAAGAGATCTTTTTAAGGAAATGGAGAAGAAAGGTTATCAAACTCCCCGTAAATGGGACGATCTTGCAGCCATTAAGTCTGGAAAAGTACTGGCTGTATTCGATACACTTGATTTACAGGTACCTAAAGTGCGTGGCAATATTCTGGAGAAGTCTTCAATGAAAGCCATTGATTTGTTATCTCAGAACAAAAAAGGTTTTTTTCTGATGATTGAAGGTTCACAGATGGATGATTATGGTCACTCTAATGATCTGGATATGTTAATGCAGGAAGTGATTGACTTTGACAAAACGGTCGGAAAAGTATTCGAATGGGCTGCTAAAAATGGAGAAACGCTGGTCGTTGTAACTGCCGACCATGAGACAGGTGGCCTGACATTAGTGGACGGAGATCTTAAAAAAGGGGAAATTGTAGGTAAATTCTCTACTGACGAACATAGCGGTGTAATGGTGCCGGTGTATGCTTTTGGTCCGGGTGCCGAAAACTTTACCGGAATTTACGAAAATACAGCCTTGTTTGACAAAATAAAGAAGTTATTAAAAATGTAA
- a CDS encoding ROK family protein, with translation MKIAIDLGGTNIRVGLIDEGKVVRKISKPCPSKGSEEEVLFFLIKLIEEEISQQLDGIGIGVPSVVDTERGIVYNVANIPSWKEVHLKEILQQKFNVPVFVNNDSNCFALGEKLFGEGVPYSDMIGITLGTGVGAGVIIDGKLYNGSNTGAGEIGSLAYLDSDYEHYCSSDFFVNYYNTTGKEAYEKACAGDSGALAIWHEIGIHLGNLMKAVLYTYDPEAIVLGGGVATAYPFFSESMLATMSDFPYKKTVDGIKILISKKEDISLLGASALIV, from the coding sequence ATGAAAATTGCAATAGATTTAGGAGGAACAAATATACGTGTGGGGTTGATTGATGAAGGCAAGGTGGTGAGAAAAATAAGCAAGCCATGTCCTTCAAAAGGAAGTGAAGAAGAGGTGCTGTTCTTCTTAATAAAACTCATTGAAGAGGAGATTTCACAGCAACTCGATGGAATAGGTATCGGTGTTCCTTCAGTAGTGGATACGGAGCGCGGCATTGTATATAATGTGGCGAATATACCTTCCTGGAAAGAAGTTCATCTGAAAGAGATCCTTCAGCAGAAATTTAATGTCCCCGTTTTCGTTAATAATGATTCAAACTGTTTTGCATTGGGCGAGAAACTCTTTGGTGAAGGTGTTCCTTACTCTGATATGATTGGTATCACGTTAGGAACCGGAGTTGGTGCCGGAGTTATTATTGATGGAAAGTTATATAACGGTTCCAATACAGGAGCCGGAGAAATTGGATCATTAGCTTATCTGGATAGTGATTATGAGCATTATTGCAGCAGTGATTTTTTTGTAAACTATTATAATACCACAGGTAAAGAAGCTTATGAAAAAGCTTGTGCAGGAGATTCAGGAGCATTAGCTATCTGGCATGAAATTGGAATTCACCTGGGTAATCTGATGAAGGCTGTTCTATATACTTATGATCCGGAGGCTATTGTTTTAGGTGGTGGAGTTGCTACTGCTTATCCGTTTTTCTCTGAAAGCATGCTGGCAACAATGTCTGATTTCCCTTATAAAAAGACAGTGGATGGCATTAAGATATTAATATCAAAGAAAGAGGATATTAGTTTATTGGGAGCCTCGGCTTTGATTGTCTGA
- a CDS encoding trehalase family glycosidase — MKLILRLTLGSAIFCFSLSSLAQNQDSTVLNKYKLPYKDTYVKDALVAENEFRVMKPEIIKHGTFEEAKNILPNPIWAGHEKEIEMYWHAWQIAIGNIKDPIPGSGFVASYLDTAYNGNIFMWDTSFMMLFARYGARFFPFQHTLDNFYAKQHPDGFICREIRADGSDCFERYDPTSTGPNLIPWVEMAYYKEFGDTDRLNKVFPVLCSYYKWLRLNRTWQNGTYWSSGWGTGMDNMPRVQSKYNPIYSNGHMTWLDTNLQQLFIANTLLQMGFYLERWQEIEDFEDEVKMLKEYVRKNLWDEKTGFLYDQYADGSLGTTKGIGAYWALYSDVLDKKQLDRMVSELNNPKTFNRKYRVPSLSADHPKYKEDGRYWQGGIWPGTNYMVMNGLADKGYRNLAREIALNHYNQVFEVYKKTGTFFEYYAPESCEPGFMARRDFVGWTGLPPIAEFIEFIIGIRSDYSNKTVTWDLNLTERNGIDRFPFGPKGMISFTVDPRKSASETPHITIDTNEPFELVVRYGANKEKKISVEAGKHIY; from the coding sequence ATGAAATTGATTTTAAGACTGACTTTGGGCTCGGCTATCTTTTGTTTCTCGTTGAGTTCTTTAGCTCAGAATCAGGATAGTACAGTGCTGAATAAATATAAATTGCCGTATAAGGACACTTATGTAAAAGATGCTCTGGTGGCAGAGAATGAGTTTCGTGTGATGAAGCCCGAGATTATTAAACATGGCACTTTTGAGGAAGCAAAGAATATTTTACCTAATCCAATTTGGGCCGGTCATGAAAAAGAGATAGAAATGTATTGGCATGCCTGGCAAATAGCAATAGGCAATATTAAAGATCCGATTCCAGGGTCAGGATTTGTAGCAAGTTATCTGGATACAGCTTACAATGGCAATATCTTTATGTGGGATACCTCCTTTATGATGCTGTTTGCCCGTTACGGTGCCCGCTTCTTTCCTTTTCAGCATACACTTGATAACTTTTATGCAAAGCAGCATCCGGATGGTTTTATCTGCAGAGAGATAAGGGCCGATGGATCCGACTGTTTTGAACGTTACGACCCAACGAGTACAGGGCCCAACCTTATTCCATGGGTGGAGATGGCTTATTATAAGGAATTTGGCGACACGGACCGTCTGAATAAGGTATTTCCCGTATTGTGTTCCTATTATAAATGGTTGAGACTGAATCGTACCTGGCAAAACGGAACCTACTGGTCCAGTGGTTGGGGCACAGGTATGGACAACATGCCACGTGTGCAATCAAAGTATAACCCTATTTACAGCAATGGGCATATGACATGGCTGGATACCAACCTGCAACAGTTGTTTATTGCGAATACTCTTCTTCAAATGGGATTTTATCTGGAAAGATGGCAAGAGATAGAAGACTTTGAAGATGAGGTTAAAATGCTGAAAGAGTATGTGCGCAAGAATCTATGGGATGAAAAGACCGGTTTTCTTTATGATCAGTATGCGGATGGTTCGTTAGGTACCACAAAAGGAATCGGAGCTTACTGGGCACTCTATTCTGATGTTCTTGATAAGAAACAATTAGATAGGATGGTTTCAGAACTGAATAATCCTAAAACTTTCAACCGGAAATATCGTGTGCCTTCATTGTCAGCCGATCATCCTAAGTATAAAGAAGACGGACGTTACTGGCAGGGAGGTATCTGGCCGGGAACCAACTATATGGTAATGAATGGCTTGGCCGATAAAGGTTACCGGAATCTGGCACGCGAAATAGCGTTGAATCATTACAATCAGGTATTCGAGGTGTATAAAAAAACTGGAACTTTCTTTGAATATTATGCTCCGGAGAGTTGTGAACCGGGATTTATGGCGAGAAGAGATTTTGTGGGATGGACCGGACTTCCACCTATTGCCGAGTTTATAGAATTTATCATTGGTATTCGTTCTGATTATTCAAATAAAACGGTAACCTGGGATCTGAATCTGACCGAAAGAAATGGTATTGATCGCTTTCCTTTCGGTCCTAAAGGGATGATTTCCTTTACTGTGGATCCACGCAAGTCTGCAAGTGAAACGCCACATATCACTATTGATACCAATGAACCGTTTGAACTGGTAGTAAGATATGGAGCAAATAAAGAAAAGAAGATCTCAGTTGAGGCTGGTAAACATATATATTAA
- a CDS encoding DNA-binding transcriptional regulator encodes MIRLILLTDFTESYAHNLLKGIMAYSKKHEPWVLCRMPPAFKQQYGIEGILNWAKRWKADAIIAQFDNVDNVDLFKENGIVALAQDYKSRFSTIPNITSNYKLTGKMVADFFLQRGFKNFAFFGYKNACWSQERCEGFKEEVSKFGFKDNFYAFHNQKLEELWFYKQHPLSKWLKSLPKPIALMTCDDTQGQKITEICKLNNIRIPEDIAVMGVDNDEMTCNLSDPSLSSVLLDVEKGGYDSAELIDSMVKSKSFGSYHDIYISTSYIVQRQSTNIYPIQDKEIAKALKFIDECTLEKINVEDVVKKVALSRRLLEIRFKQFTKMSVYQYIMKKKMDSFAQLLIESKAPVTEIAAQLGITDMKNLSRQFKTIEGCSPLEYRKEHTPKNN; translated from the coding sequence ATGATCCGACTCATTTTACTTACAGACTTTACAGAATCTTACGCACATAACCTATTAAAGGGGATAATGGCTTACTCCAAAAAACACGAGCCTTGGGTACTGTGCCGCATGCCACCGGCATTTAAGCAACAATACGGAATTGAAGGAATTCTGAATTGGGCAAAAAGATGGAAAGCCGATGCCATTATAGCCCAGTTTGACAATGTGGATAATGTGGATTTATTTAAGGAAAATGGTATTGTGGCGCTGGCTCAGGACTACAAGTCGAGATTTTCTACAATACCAAACATTACCAGTAATTATAAACTAACCGGCAAGATGGTTGCCGATTTCTTTCTTCAAAGAGGATTCAAGAACTTTGCATTTTTCGGTTACAAGAATGCTTGCTGGTCACAGGAACGATGCGAAGGTTTTAAAGAAGAAGTATCGAAGTTCGGTTTTAAAGATAACTTTTATGCATTTCATAATCAGAAACTTGAAGAGTTATGGTTCTACAAACAGCATCCTCTTTCAAAATGGTTAAAGTCCTTACCTAAGCCCATTGCTTTGATGACATGTGATGACACACAAGGACAAAAGATTACCGAAATCTGTAAACTGAATAATATAAGAATTCCCGAAGACATTGCTGTAATGGGAGTTGACAATGACGAGATGACCTGCAATCTCTCCGACCCTTCCCTATCAAGTGTGCTACTTGATGTTGAAAAAGGAGGGTATGATTCTGCAGAGCTCATTGATTCAATGGTTAAATCGAAAAGCTTTGGTTCCTACCATGATATTTACATCAGCACTTCTTATATAGTTCAGCGCCAGTCTACCAACATCTACCCTATTCAGGATAAGGAAATAGCAAAGGCCTTAAAATTCATTGACGAATGTACTTTGGAAAAGATAAATGTTGAGGATGTTGTTAAAAAGGTTGCACTTTCAAGACGTTTGCTGGAAATAAGGTTCAAGCAATTCACTAAAATGTCTGTTTACCAGTACATCATGAAGAAAAAGATGGATAGTTTTGCACAACTATTGATAGAGAGTAAGGCGCCAGTTACTGAAATTGCAGCCCAGCTGGGAATTACAGATATGAAAAACCTGTCGCGGCAGTTTAAAACAATAGAGGGATGTTCCCCACTGGAATACAGAAAAGAACATACCCCCAAGAATAATTAA